In Rhodothermus marinus DSM 4252, a single genomic region encodes these proteins:
- a CDS encoding TlpA family protein disulfide reductase, producing the protein MGRQFLSGLFGALLLVGSGWAQTVRPATATEILEVVRESPATVKVVNMWATWCAPCVEEFPAFVRLQQQYDSSQVRVFFVSADFEDELPAVRRFLQSQGVRFSFLKQGADDAFVRAFSPEWTGALPATFLYDMAGNLRGFWEGKTTYDQLVEQVQKLLNR; encoded by the coding sequence ATGGGCAGGCAATTTCTGAGCGGGCTTTTTGGGGCGCTGCTGCTGGTCGGATCCGGATGGGCCCAGACGGTGCGGCCCGCCACGGCCACCGAAATCCTGGAGGTCGTTCGGGAAAGTCCGGCGACCGTAAAAGTGGTCAATATGTGGGCCACCTGGTGTGCTCCCTGCGTGGAGGAGTTTCCCGCATTTGTGCGGTTGCAGCAACAGTACGATTCGTCGCAGGTGCGCGTCTTTTTCGTATCGGCCGACTTCGAAGACGAATTGCCGGCGGTGCGTCGGTTTCTGCAATCGCAGGGCGTACGCTTCTCTTTTCTGAAGCAGGGAGCCGATGATGCGTTTGTAAGAGCCTTCAGTCCGGAGTGGACCGGAGCCCTGCCTGCCACCTTTCTGTACGATATGGCCGGAAATTTGCGGGGCTTCTGGGAAGGTAAAACAACCTATGACCAACTGGTCGAGCAGGTGCAAAAACTGCTCAACCGGTAA
- a CDS encoding TlpA disulfide reductase family protein — translation MRHWINWTAPVLLTGSLLLIGCRPKAPEQATASEQVPLSGVDEIKPPRPAPDFEAPGLDGAPFRLSAHRGSVILLNFWATWCLPCRTEIPDLIALQRELGDRGLLVVGVSTDEEGAEVVAPFVKNFKINYPVVLDDGSVSEAYGGVWALPTTVVIDRAGRIRYEIIGIFPTKEMRPRLEALLDESAS, via the coding sequence ATGAGACACTGGATCAACTGGACCGCGCCTGTTCTTCTGACGGGTAGCCTGCTGCTGATCGGATGTCGGCCGAAAGCCCCCGAACAGGCAACCGCCTCGGAGCAGGTGCCGCTATCCGGAGTAGATGAAATCAAGCCGCCCCGGCCGGCGCCGGACTTCGAGGCGCCGGGTCTGGACGGCGCGCCGTTCCGACTGAGCGCCCACCGGGGCTCGGTGATCCTGCTGAATTTCTGGGCTACCTGGTGCCTGCCGTGTCGCACCGAAATTCCCGACCTCATTGCCCTGCAGCGCGAACTGGGCGACCGGGGACTGCTGGTGGTGGGCGTCTCGACCGACGAAGAAGGCGCCGAAGTGGTGGCGCCCTTTGTAAAGAACTTCAAGATCAACTACCCTGTCGTGCTGGACGACGGCTCGGTCTCCGAAGCCTACGGGGGCGTCTGGGCCCTGCCCACCACGGTGGTCATCGATCGGGCCGGTCGCATCCGCTACGAGATCATCGGCATCTTCCCGACGAAGGAAATGCGTCCCCGGCTGGAAGCTCTGCTCGACGAATCGGCTTCCTGA
- a CDS encoding phage holin family protein: MNTPPKTEMPSQHLQRLRRQMQELVEDLRAWVELRLTLTQLEIEERIEARIRQLLLRLLVGMLAGLAVVFALVAAALGLGSWLGHPGWGFLVVALGLAVVAAVLHFARKGLAARSGSTNAASDKAVA, encoded by the coding sequence ATGAATACACCGCCGAAAACCGAGATGCCCTCGCAGCACCTGCAGCGCCTGCGCCGGCAGATGCAGGAGCTGGTAGAAGACCTGCGTGCCTGGGTGGAGCTTCGGCTGACACTTACCCAGCTGGAAATCGAGGAACGAATTGAAGCCCGCATCCGCCAGCTGCTGCTGCGCCTGCTGGTAGGCATGCTGGCCGGACTGGCCGTCGTGTTTGCGCTGGTGGCCGCTGCGCTGGGGCTGGGAAGCTGGCTCGGCCACCCGGGTTGGGGCTTCCTGGTGGTGGCCCTGGGACTGGCGGTCGTGGCTGCGGTGCTCCATTTCGCCAGGAAGGGGCTTGCTGCGCGGTCCGGATCGACGAATGCGGCATCGGATAAAGCGGTTGCTTAA
- a CDS encoding M14 family metallopeptidase, which produces MRGGCLLLMLLLARMAFGQGVDLAFLQTRAEATGFAETTRYDEVLAFLDVLEASSHRIQVTRFGYTTEGRALPLVIYGNVVNATGDGVRAASAPLRVLILANIHGGEVVGKEAALMLLRALAAGMYAEWADSLVLLVAPIYNADGNERISLYNRPLQNGPVGGMGQRANAQGYDLNRDFMKADAPETRSLLRLLRAYDPHIFIDLHTTDGTYHAYPLTYAPPLHPSTPKPLVDYLRRVWLPAVNDTIWTKHRWKFFYYGNLPWPGSDRPPGWYTFDHRPRFGTNYVGLRGMLGLLSEAYAYATFEERIEATYAFLEAVLSFAAARASEIRSLVEQVRQASPVGEPIALRARIDRAPEPALILLGTVDSLRHPYTGQLMLQRRPEVLPEMLPLYDRFAPTETISIPRGYLIPAGLDRVRDLLEVHGIPCVPVEAGLQLEVERFRIDSVAVADRPYQGHRGQEVWGTYERQTLAAPAGSCLVTVDGRTGRLAALLLEPRSDDGLVAWGLLEDHLAPGRYYPVARVPVR; this is translated from the coding sequence ATGCGTGGCGGTTGCCTTTTGCTGATGCTGTTGCTGGCCCGGATGGCTTTCGGGCAGGGCGTGGATCTGGCCTTTCTGCAGACGCGGGCCGAGGCCACGGGCTTTGCCGAGACGACGCGCTACGACGAGGTCTTGGCGTTTCTGGACGTGCTGGAGGCCAGTTCGCACCGGATTCAGGTGACGCGCTTCGGGTACACGACAGAAGGCCGCGCGCTACCGCTGGTGATCTACGGGAACGTGGTGAATGCAACGGGCGACGGCGTGCGGGCTGCGTCGGCGCCGCTGCGCGTGTTGATTCTGGCCAATATCCACGGTGGCGAGGTGGTCGGCAAGGAAGCGGCCCTGATGCTGCTGCGGGCGCTGGCCGCCGGGATGTATGCCGAGTGGGCCGACTCGCTCGTGCTACTGGTGGCCCCCATCTACAACGCCGACGGCAACGAGCGCATCAGTCTCTACAACCGTCCATTGCAGAACGGGCCTGTCGGGGGCATGGGTCAGCGGGCCAATGCGCAGGGGTACGATCTGAACCGAGATTTTATGAAAGCCGATGCGCCCGAGACGCGCTCGCTGCTCCGGTTGCTGCGTGCGTACGATCCGCACATTTTCATCGATCTGCACACGACGGACGGCACCTACCACGCCTATCCGCTCACCTACGCGCCGCCGTTGCACCCGTCCACACCGAAACCGCTGGTGGACTACCTGCGCCGGGTCTGGCTGCCGGCCGTCAACGATACGATCTGGACGAAGCATCGGTGGAAGTTCTTCTACTACGGCAACCTGCCCTGGCCGGGGAGCGACCGGCCGCCCGGCTGGTACACCTTCGACCATCGACCCCGCTTCGGCACGAACTACGTCGGCCTCCGGGGCATGCTGGGGCTGCTCAGCGAAGCCTACGCGTACGCGACGTTCGAGGAGCGCATCGAGGCGACGTATGCCTTTCTCGAAGCGGTGCTTTCGTTTGCGGCCGCCCGGGCTTCCGAGATCCGTTCGCTGGTCGAACAGGTGCGGCAGGCTTCGCCGGTGGGCGAGCCGATCGCGCTGCGCGCCCGCATCGACCGGGCGCCGGAGCCGGCGCTCATTCTGCTGGGGACGGTCGATTCGCTGCGCCATCCCTACACCGGACAGCTCATGCTGCAGCGCCGTCCGGAGGTGCTTCCGGAGATGCTGCCGCTCTACGATCGCTTTGCACCGACCGAGACGATCTCCATCCCCCGGGGCTATCTGATTCCGGCCGGACTCGACCGCGTGCGGGATCTGCTCGAGGTGCACGGCATCCCCTGCGTTCCGGTGGAAGCCGGGCTTCAGCTGGAGGTCGAGCGTTTCCGGATCGACTCGGTGGCCGTGGCCGACCGGCCCTACCAGGGGCACCGGGGACAGGAGGTATGGGGGACCTACGAGCGACAGACGCTGGCCGCGCCGGCCGGGAGTTGTCTGGTCACCGTCGACGGACGCACGGGGCGGCTGGCCGCCCTGTTGCTGGAGCCCCGCTCCGACGACGGGCTGGTGGCCTGGGGCCTGCTGGAAGATCACCTGGCACCGGGACGTTACTATCCCGTGGCGCGCGTGCCGGTTCGCTGA
- a CDS encoding sodium-dependent transporter, giving the protein MQESRQHFSSRLGLLLSVLGIAVGTGNIWRFPRIAAQNGGDLGAGAFLLVWVVFLFLWSVPLIVAEYALGQKGRMGVIGTFARVGGRSMAWLGAFVALVSTAIMCYYAVVTGWCLYYAGGLLLRPLPSSTEAAQQFWDGFQGSLWPVVFQALALGLAVAVIWTGVRAIERANRFLIPSLLVILLVALVRALTLEGAFEGVRYLFTPQWSDLAQPRLWLEALTQNAWDTGAGWGLILTYAAYMRREHGVVQNAFLTGVGNNTVSLLAALTIFGTVFAVLGAELSRAEVLEVMRTSGPASTGLTFIWLPQLFAKMPMGRVLAVLFFVGLTFAAFSSLIAMVELATRVLMDLGVRRSRALVGVGVVAWLLGLPSALNLTVFGNQDFVWGVALMLSGAFVALAVMRYGPARLRAETIAVNAWDWQLGRGWDVLMRWVVPLEAVVLLGWWLYQAGVVYAPERWYDPFVPYSVMTCLVQWGVALVACYLLNDWLVRRMQLPIPVQTEE; this is encoded by the coding sequence ATGCAGGAATCGCGACAGCATTTCTCTTCGCGGCTGGGGTTGCTGCTGAGCGTGCTGGGGATCGCGGTGGGGACGGGCAACATCTGGCGTTTTCCCCGCATTGCCGCGCAGAACGGGGGCGATCTGGGCGCCGGGGCTTTTCTGCTGGTGTGGGTGGTGTTTCTGTTTCTCTGGAGCGTGCCGCTGATCGTGGCCGAGTATGCGCTGGGGCAGAAAGGCCGGATGGGGGTGATCGGGACGTTCGCGCGTGTGGGCGGACGCTCGATGGCCTGGCTGGGCGCGTTCGTGGCGCTGGTCTCGACGGCCATCATGTGCTACTATGCGGTCGTAACGGGCTGGTGTCTTTACTATGCGGGAGGCCTGCTGTTGCGTCCGCTGCCGAGCTCTACGGAAGCGGCGCAGCAGTTCTGGGACGGGTTTCAGGGGAGTCTCTGGCCGGTGGTGTTTCAGGCGCTGGCGCTCGGGCTGGCCGTGGCGGTGATCTGGACGGGCGTGCGGGCCATCGAGCGGGCCAACCGGTTTCTGATTCCGTCGCTGCTGGTGATTCTGCTGGTTGCGCTGGTGCGGGCGCTGACGCTGGAAGGGGCCTTCGAGGGCGTGCGGTATCTGTTTACGCCGCAGTGGAGCGATCTGGCGCAGCCGCGGCTGTGGCTGGAGGCGCTCACGCAGAACGCCTGGGACACGGGCGCGGGCTGGGGATTGATTCTGACCTATGCGGCCTACATGCGGCGCGAGCACGGCGTGGTGCAGAACGCTTTCCTGACGGGCGTGGGCAACAATACGGTGTCGCTGCTGGCGGCGCTGACGATCTTCGGGACGGTGTTCGCGGTGCTGGGGGCGGAGCTGTCGCGGGCCGAGGTGCTGGAGGTGATGCGCACGAGCGGTCCGGCTTCGACGGGGCTGACCTTTATCTGGCTGCCGCAGCTTTTTGCGAAGATGCCGATGGGCCGGGTGCTGGCCGTGCTGTTTTTCGTGGGGCTGACGTTTGCGGCTTTCAGTTCGCTGATTGCGATGGTGGAGCTGGCCACGCGCGTGTTGATGGATCTGGGTGTTCGGCGATCGCGCGCGCTGGTGGGGGTGGGCGTGGTGGCCTGGCTGCTGGGGTTGCCCTCGGCACTGAACCTGACGGTGTTCGGCAATCAGGATTTCGTCTGGGGCGTGGCGTTGATGCTTTCGGGCGCGTTTGTGGCGCTGGCGGTGATGCGCTACGGTCCGGCGCGTCTGCGGGCGGAGACGATCGCGGTGAATGCGTGGGACTGGCAGTTGGGGCGGGGGTGGGATGTGCTGATGCGATGGGTGGTGCCGTTGGAGGCGGTGGTGCTGCTGGGCTGGTGGCTCTATCAGGCAGGGGTGGTGTATGCGCCGGAGCGGTGGTACGATCCGTTTGTGCCCTACTCGGTAATGACGTGCCTGGTGCAGTGGGGTGTGGCGCTGGTGGCCTGCTATCTGCTGAACGACTGGCTGGTGCGTCGGATGCAGCTTCCGATCCCGGTGCAAACAGAAGAATGA
- a CDS encoding MBL fold metallo-hydrolase, protein MPSLYLLGTGAAVSDPHRTTTMLAVADEASLIVIDCGGDVVQRLLATGLDPVKLTALILTHEHPDHTSGFPLFMERIWLLGRREPIPIYGIHPAIDQARRCFDTYNTSTWQGLPERDWHEVPYEPGALVLENDRWRVRAWPVVHPVPTVGLRFEHLPTGRVIAYSCDTEPTDAVVELGRNADILVHEATGEGPGHTSPEDAARQAARAGARRLLLVHLPPGITGADLEPARRHFAATELGEELGRYDL, encoded by the coding sequence ATGCCTTCGCTCTACCTGCTGGGAACCGGCGCGGCCGTGAGCGATCCGCACCGCACCACGACCATGCTGGCCGTAGCCGACGAAGCCTCGCTGATTGTGATCGACTGCGGCGGCGACGTCGTCCAGCGCCTGCTAGCCACCGGACTGGATCCGGTAAAACTGACCGCGTTGATTCTGACCCATGAACATCCGGACCATACCAGCGGCTTTCCGCTCTTCATGGAACGCATCTGGCTGCTGGGCCGCCGCGAGCCCATCCCGATCTACGGCATCCATCCGGCCATCGACCAGGCCCGACGCTGCTTCGACACGTACAACACCTCGACCTGGCAGGGCCTGCCCGAACGCGACTGGCATGAGGTGCCCTACGAACCCGGCGCGCTTGTGCTCGAAAACGACCGCTGGCGCGTGCGCGCCTGGCCGGTCGTGCATCCGGTTCCCACGGTGGGGTTGCGCTTCGAGCATTTGCCCACGGGCCGCGTGATCGCCTACTCCTGCGACACGGAGCCGACCGACGCCGTCGTCGAACTGGGCCGCAACGCCGACATCCTGGTCCACGAAGCCACCGGCGAAGGTCCGGGCCACACTTCTCCCGAAGACGCCGCCCGTCAGGCGGCCCGGGCCGGAGCCCGACGGCTGCTGCTGGTCCACCTGCCGCCCGGGATCACCGGCGCGGACCTCGAGCCGGCCCGCCGGCACTTCGCCGCCACCGAACTGGGCGAAGAGCTGGGCCGCTACGACCTCTGA
- a CDS encoding NifU N-terminal domain-containing protein — protein MRFWKKSSAPGLQSHPTPNPNSLKFTAPGQTFIDKGLLSFRSAEAAAAHPLAAALFAIEGVCDVLILPEFVTVTKRPDVPWEAIEAPVMEALRAYLAERSGS, from the coding sequence ATGCGTTTCTGGAAAAAATCGTCCGCACCGGGTCTGCAATCACACCCCACCCCCAACCCCAACAGCCTCAAATTTACGGCGCCCGGACAGACTTTTATCGACAAGGGCCTGTTGAGTTTTCGTTCGGCCGAGGCGGCCGCCGCGCATCCGCTGGCGGCTGCGCTGTTTGCCATCGAAGGCGTCTGCGACGTGCTGATTCTTCCAGAGTTCGTCACCGTGACCAAGCGCCCCGACGTCCCCTGGGAAGCCATCGAGGCGCCGGTGATGGAAGCGCTGCGTGCGTATCTGGCCGAGCGCTCCGGAAGCTGA
- a CDS encoding M3 family oligoendopeptidase encodes MQTGAENVRWDLTDLYPDEAALKQDLEQALAEAEAFARTYHGRIGSLEAEELAEALRRYEAILDRLGRAYTYAYLHWSTNTEDPARGALLQHVRERYTQASQQLLFLELEWAAVEPERARQLMETEALRPYRHYLELQQRLRPHLLSEPEEKILAEKRVTGRDAWTRFFDELLGSLRFELNGQLLTEQEVLAKLYDPDREVRRQAALAFTEGLKPRIRELTYIFNTVLADKASDDRLRGYRTWIESRNLANEVSDEMVEALIRAVTARYDLVARFYELKRRLLGLDELYDYDRYAPLKEAGTRYRWEEARQLVEEAYRAFHPRMGEIAAQFFERRWIDAAMTPGKRSGAFSHGAVPSAHPYILLNYTGTIRDVQTLAHELGHGVHQYLSRKQGILQADTPLTTAETASVFGEMLVFERLLAAEADPSNRLAMLMGKIDDTMATVFRQVAMNRFEDRMHNARRQQGELPTEAFCDFWIETQQDMFRGSVVLGDHYRYWWSYIPHFIHTPGYVYAYAFGELLVLALFARYRQEGPDFAERYLQLLEAGGSDWPHVLVGRLGVDLTDPQFWHEGLQAIEELIAQAEALAAQAMQDSQPMPARSG; translated from the coding sequence ATGCAGACCGGAGCCGAGAACGTTCGCTGGGATCTGACCGATCTGTACCCGGATGAGGCTGCGTTGAAGCAGGATCTGGAGCAGGCGCTGGCCGAAGCCGAGGCATTTGCCCGAACCTATCACGGTCGGATTGGCTCGCTGGAGGCCGAGGAACTGGCCGAAGCATTGCGCCGCTACGAGGCGATTCTGGACCGGCTGGGCCGCGCCTACACCTACGCCTACCTGCACTGGAGCACCAATACGGAGGATCCGGCCCGTGGTGCGCTCTTGCAGCATGTGCGGGAGCGCTATACGCAGGCTTCTCAGCAACTGCTGTTTCTGGAGCTGGAATGGGCGGCCGTCGAGCCGGAACGTGCCCGCCAGCTCATGGAGACCGAGGCGCTGCGACCTTACCGGCACTACCTGGAGCTGCAGCAGCGGTTGCGTCCGCACCTGCTCAGCGAGCCGGAAGAAAAGATTCTCGCCGAAAAGCGCGTTACCGGTCGTGATGCCTGGACCCGGTTCTTCGATGAGCTCCTCGGCAGCCTGCGCTTTGAACTGAACGGCCAGCTGCTGACCGAGCAGGAGGTGCTGGCCAAACTGTACGACCCGGACCGGGAGGTGCGGCGGCAGGCGGCGCTGGCCTTTACGGAAGGGCTCAAGCCACGCATTCGCGAGCTGACCTACATCTTCAACACGGTGCTGGCCGACAAAGCCTCGGACGACCGCCTGCGTGGCTACCGGACCTGGATCGAGAGCCGCAACCTGGCCAACGAGGTCAGCGACGAAATGGTCGAGGCGCTGATCCGGGCGGTGACCGCGCGCTACGACCTGGTAGCCCGTTTCTACGAGCTCAAGCGACGGTTGCTGGGGCTGGATGAACTGTACGACTACGACCGTTACGCGCCGCTGAAGGAGGCCGGCACGCGCTATCGCTGGGAGGAAGCCCGCCAGCTGGTCGAGGAAGCCTACCGGGCCTTTCATCCGCGCATGGGAGAAATTGCGGCACAGTTCTTCGAACGTCGCTGGATCGATGCGGCCATGACGCCGGGCAAGCGCAGCGGGGCATTCAGCCATGGGGCCGTGCCGAGCGCCCATCCGTATATCCTGCTCAACTATACCGGCACGATCCGTGACGTGCAAACGCTGGCGCACGAACTGGGCCATGGCGTGCACCAGTACCTGTCGCGCAAGCAGGGCATTCTCCAGGCCGACACACCGCTTACCACGGCCGAGACGGCCTCTGTCTTTGGCGAGATGCTGGTTTTCGAGCGGTTGCTGGCGGCCGAGGCCGACCCGTCCAACCGGCTGGCCATGCTGATGGGCAAAATCGACGATACGATGGCCACGGTTTTCCGCCAGGTGGCCATGAATCGCTTCGAAGACCGCATGCACAACGCCCGGCGCCAGCAGGGCGAGCTTCCCACGGAAGCGTTCTGCGATTTCTGGATCGAGACGCAGCAGGACATGTTTCGCGGGAGTGTGGTGCTCGGCGATCACTATCGCTACTGGTGGAGCTACATCCCGCACTTCATTCACACGCCGGGCTACGTGTACGCCTATGCATTCGGCGAGCTGCTGGTGCTGGCGCTTTTTGCGCGCTACCGGCAGGAAGGCCCCGACTTTGCCGAGCGCTATCTGCAACTGCTCGAAGCCGGCGGCTCGGACTGGCCGCACGTGCTGGTAGGTCGGCTGGGTGTCGATCTGACCGACCCGCAGTTCTGGCATGAAGGCCTGCAGGCGATCGAGGAACTCATCGCGCAGGCCGAGGCGCTCGCGGCTCAGGCCATGCAGGATTCGCAGCCGATGCCCGCCCGCTCCGGGTAG
- the ytxJ gene encoding bacillithiol system redox-active protein YtxJ, with the protein MRPEVPDLSLTPLTDEAGLEAALAHSYREPILLFKHSRWCGISHRVREDVLRVAAARSVPLYEVVVQTARPVSDAIARRLGIRHETPQAFVIYQGQVVFHASHYAITPDALNETLDQLDRACSSDG; encoded by the coding sequence ATGCGACCGGAAGTGCCGGACCTTTCGCTTACTCCGTTGACGGATGAAGCGGGGCTGGAAGCAGCCCTGGCCCACTCCTACCGGGAGCCGATCCTGCTGTTCAAACACAGCCGCTGGTGCGGCATCAGCCATCGCGTGCGCGAAGATGTGCTGCGGGTGGCTGCCGCGCGATCGGTGCCACTCTACGAGGTGGTGGTTCAGACGGCCCGGCCGGTCTCCGATGCCATCGCCCGTCGCCTGGGCATTCGCCACGAGACTCCCCAGGCTTTCGTAATTTACCAGGGCCAGGTGGTTTTCCATGCCTCCCACTACGCCATTACACCCGATGCGCTCAATGAGACACTGGATCAACTGGACCGCGCCTGTTCTTCTGACGGGTAG
- a CDS encoding thioredoxin family protein, which translates to MRHFWLLLGLLVAWPAQAQLPLADRPMPSTDGQQVTLAQLRGARGLVIVFWSNRCPWVDRYEARLKELADAYEAQGIAFVLVNANDPEAFPQESLEASRQQVQRKGYPMPYLKDEEAALARALGASRTPEVFVFDARNRLVYRGAIDDSPGDASNVQQAYLKAALEALLQGKAPETTETGAFGCLIRLPQGDQ; encoded by the coding sequence ATGAGACACTTCTGGTTACTTCTGGGATTGCTGGTCGCCTGGCCGGCACAGGCGCAGCTACCGCTGGCCGATCGGCCGATGCCTTCGACCGACGGGCAGCAGGTGACGCTTGCGCAGCTTCGGGGCGCGCGTGGGCTGGTGATCGTGTTCTGGAGCAACCGCTGCCCCTGGGTCGATCGCTACGAAGCCCGGCTGAAGGAGCTGGCCGATGCTTACGAAGCGCAGGGCATTGCCTTTGTGCTGGTGAACGCCAACGATCCGGAGGCTTTCCCGCAGGAGTCGCTGGAGGCCAGCCGACAGCAGGTGCAGCGCAAAGGCTACCCGATGCCCTACCTGAAGGACGAGGAGGCGGCGCTGGCCCGGGCACTGGGGGCTTCGCGCACGCCCGAGGTGTTTGTCTTTGACGCCCGCAACCGGCTCGTCTATCGGGGCGCGATCGACGACAGTCCGGGCGACGCCTCCAATGTCCAGCAGGCCTATCTGAAAGCGGCGCTGGAGGCGCTGCTGCAGGGCAAGGCACCGGAGACGACCGAAACGGGTGCATTCGGATGCCTGATTCGCCTTCCACAGGGCGATCAGTAA
- a CDS encoding polyprenyl synthetase family protein, whose product MAVRATPPDQPRVISLKDIQRPVAEELKHFQRYFRDAMRTSVPLLDHVARYLLRQKGKRIRPLLVLLTAKLCGGITEATYRAAALVELLHSATLVHDDVVDGAEQRRGMFSINAIWKNKVAVLFGDFLLSRGLLLALDHRDYDTLHALSDAVRRMSEGELLQIEKSRHLDIDEATYFRIISDKTASLIAACTKSGALSATDDPRVIDEMYLMGEKLGLAFQIRDDLFDYGEEAGKPIGNDLKEKKLTLPLIYALRMAPSSERRRILRIVRKKKKTRDDIQTVADFAEAYGGMAYARARMEALAGEARAILERYPPGDARDALIDLVDYTVTRNR is encoded by the coding sequence ATGGCCGTGCGTGCTACCCCCCCGGATCAACCGCGTGTCATCTCCCTGAAAGACATCCAGCGCCCCGTTGCGGAAGAGCTGAAGCACTTCCAGCGCTACTTCCGCGATGCCATGCGCACCTCGGTGCCGCTGCTCGATCACGTCGCCCGCTATCTGCTCCGCCAGAAGGGAAAGCGCATCCGCCCGCTGCTGGTCCTGCTGACGGCCAAACTGTGCGGCGGCATCACGGAAGCCACCTACCGCGCGGCCGCACTGGTGGAACTGCTGCACTCGGCCACGCTGGTGCACGACGACGTGGTGGACGGCGCCGAACAGCGCCGCGGCATGTTTTCCATCAACGCCATCTGGAAAAACAAGGTGGCCGTGCTCTTCGGCGACTTCCTGCTCAGCCGGGGCCTGCTGCTGGCGCTGGACCACCGGGACTACGACACGCTGCACGCGCTGTCGGACGCCGTGCGCCGCATGAGCGAAGGCGAGCTGCTGCAGATCGAAAAGTCGCGCCACCTGGACATCGACGAAGCCACCTACTTCCGCATCATTTCCGACAAAACCGCCTCGTTGATCGCCGCCTGCACCAAATCCGGGGCCCTCAGCGCAACCGACGATCCCCGGGTAATCGACGAGATGTACCTTATGGGCGAAAAGCTGGGGCTGGCTTTCCAGATCCGCGACGACCTGTTCGACTACGGCGAAGAGGCGGGCAAGCCCATCGGGAACGACCTGAAAGAGAAAAAGCTGACGCTGCCGCTCATCTACGCGCTCCGGATGGCGCCGTCTTCCGAGCGCCGCCGCATCCTCCGGATCGTGCGCAAGAAGAAAAAAACGCGCGACGACATTCAGACGGTGGCCGACTTTGCCGAGGCGTATGGGGGCATGGCCTACGCCCGCGCGCGCATGGAGGCGCTGGCCGGCGAAGCACGGGCCATTCTCGAGCGCTACCCGCCCGGCGACGCCCGCGACGCACTCATCGACCTGGTGGACTATACCGTCACGCGCAATCGGTAA